A window of Salvia splendens isolate huo1 chromosome 8, SspV2, whole genome shotgun sequence genomic DNA:
ggacaacgtgtggaggtcgaggtaccgccggctgcaaggccctttgtatcaaccggtttatctcgcgggatgtataggcctccaactcttcgttcatttaccgttcgtactcctcagcatccccaccactaccaccactactaccacccgtgttactcatttcacgttgttgctcttgtacagaaattaagatggagagaaaactcgttaaaacaagtggtgcgaatgaaaatgacgtgcaaatcgcgtatatatagtgtttaaaaaaaattgagctgaccgatcgctcgccgatcagGAGTCTTCAATGGCTGTcagccgaccggcgagcggattGGCCAGCGCCCAAGAATCGGCGtccgctcgccgattttttcacCGATTTGGCGCTAGCCGACTctaatggttcggcgagcggaccggctagcgccGGAAATCGACTAGTCGGTCCGctagccgccattggagatgctcttaacaCTCAGAAACAGGGCTATTGAAACGGGTAGAAAAAATGTCACCCCACTCAACCACCTGTACGGGTACAGTTGATGCCCAATGTGGGactaatatatactccctaaAGTGTAATGTATAATTCAAAGATTAAGGACTAATATTTTCtgataaaatttgaaatatcaaCTTTATATCTTCAAGCCCACAATGCCGATGCTCTGAATACGGTTAAATTGTGAGACAAATATTTGTACGGGTGATTAAAAGTTCACTTATTTGGAACCCTCTAATGGTCTAAGACTCTTAAGTCTAAGACCATCATCCATCCCATTAAAAGTATTACAAGTAGTACTATAAATCAATTATTTCTTGATTCTATTGAAAAGAAGATAATGGAATTAGGTTAGGGTAGTTGATAAGAAGAGAGTCTAGTGTAGGATGGCTTATTTGATTAAACATGCTATCACTGTATGACATATTGTTAATAGAAATCCACAATTAAGCCTAATGTATGTCACCACTCACTCTATTAAGCATTTTGTCCCTAAACTAACCTAATTAATCTATTGTATATGAGATCAGACAATAGCTTCAaaggaaaattttaatttcctaCCTTTATGGGCCAACGGTGAAATCAATCTACGTAATTGATTGAAACTAATGTAATGAGCAAAACCCCCCAATTGATGTATTTTAATCATCCTAAGTCACCACACTATTTGCAATACTATAGGCAACTAAACTGACCAAATTAATCTGTTGTCTGTCTCCATAATTTTATTACAACCATTTTATAGGATATGCTTTCCAACAGCTGCCTTCCAGCACAAAACAACTGGGTGACATTAGCTAAACTGCTCACAACAAATGGACACACTTCATTGTGTTCTCAGCTCACTACCAAAATTTTCTTGTTTCCTCCTACAAATTACAAGCCCAACTGATAGCTGTCCCATACAACACAACTTATATCACTTCCAATACTTTCAAAAACCTCAATAGTTCATTCCTATTCAAACTACACAATGCCCTCCTCTAATTTCACCAACTTGTTCATACTCACTGCAGCTCTTCTTATCCTACACAATCCAGCCGCTGCTGTGGATGATGGGAGCGGCTTCCTCGGATACGAGAGGGATGCCCTCTTGCACCTCAAGTCGGGGCTCAACAGCCCGTTTCTCGACAGAAATTGGACAGGCATCATGTGCTACATGGACAATACCCCCTACTGGTATGGCATCCAATGCCATAAAGGTCGAGTCACCGGCCTAATCTTGGACAGCATTGGCCTAACTGGAGATGTCAAGGTAGATGCACTTTCCAATCTCACCGAGCTACAAACGCTTAGCTTCAAGAACAACTCCTTCACTGGAAGAATGATGGAGTTCACACTAAATCAGAAGCTAAGGAATATAGACCTATCAAGAAACGGATTCTATGGTGAGATCCCACCATCTCTCTTAAACCTCGATTCCCTCGAATCCCTACAGATTCAAGACAACAGATTGACTGGTCTCATCCCAGGATTCAACCAGTCGGGATTAACAAGATTCAACGTCTCTAACAATAGGCTTTCCGGTGAAATCCCACAAACCAAAACTCTGCAAGCAGTTGGGCTTTCTTCCTATCAAGGCAATGCAAACTTGTGTGGCCCTCCAACTCCAACACTCTGCAGAGTTAAATGGCAGAGTGTATCTGAGGCAAGTAGTGATCAAAGTTCGGGGGGACAAAGCCATGGCCATGGCCTTTTCGTGGCTGTTTTGGTGGTGGTTGATGTGCTGTTGGTGGTGATCATCCTCTTGCTCTTGTTCACGTACTACAAGAAATACAATAAGCTGAGGAAGGAGATGAAGGCGAAGGCTATCCCGGTTAAAGACGAAGAGCGCAACAGCACGATTATGGAGAGAGCAACAGAGAGGAGGATATCGGTGGGGGAAGGGGGGGATCTGGTGTTTGTGGAGAGTGATCATGGAACGACGACGTTTGATCTGGATGGTCTGTTTAGAGCATCGGCAGAAGGGTTGGGGAAGGGCAATTTCGGAAACTGCTACAAGGCTATGATGGAGGTCGGGCCGGCTGTGGTGGTGAAGCGTTTGAGGGATCTGAAACCGTTAAACAAAGATGAGTTTACGAGACAGATCACAGCCATAGCTGATCAGAAACACCCTAATTTGTTGCCTCTTTTGGCCTACTTCTACTCCAAGGAGGAGAAGCTCTTCGTTTACAAATTTGCAGCTAATGGAAATCTGTTCAATCGAATCCACGGTAATACTACTAAATTATCAATCAATCAGTTAATATCTCTCTTAATTAGACCTAGAAAGATAGAACAACACAGATCTGCGAATTGAAAATTGATTGTGAAAATTTACCCTAATTGGAGCGATTTCACAGGAGGAAGAGGAACAAGGGAGCGAATCCCCTTCCGGTGGAGCTCGCGGCTGGCTGCGGCGCGCGGCGTGGCGCGAGCCCTAAATTACCTACACGGAAACACCAGATCTCACACCGCCGTCCCCCACGGCAACCTGAAATCGACGAACGTCCTGATCGACGAGAGCGACGAGATCCTGGTGGCGGACTACGGCCTCACGTCGCTGATCGCGCTCCGGATCGCGGCGCAGCGGATGGTGGCGTACAAATGCCCCGAATACCTATCGCAGAAGAGCGTGTCGAAGAAGTCGGACGTGTGGAGCTACGGGTGCCTGGTGCTGGAGCTCCTGACGGGGAGAGTGCCAGCGCACTCGGCGGCTGAGGGGGTGGTCGGGGTGGACCTGTGCGGCTGGGTGCACCGTGCGGTGAGGGAGGAGTGGACGGGGGAGGTATTCGACGAGGAGATGGCGGTGCAGAGGGGGGCTAACAGGGGGATGCTGAAGCTGATGCAGATCGCGCTGAAATGCTGCGATCGGTCGCCGGAGAAGAGGCCGGAGATGGGGGAGGTGGCGGCGGAGGTGGAGGAGATCAAGGCCGGCGGCGAATCGGAGGAGGATGATTTCTCGTATTCGTCGTACGATCGATCGGTGACGGTGACGGATGATTCATTGTCTGCAACTACGTCGGTGTGATTGGAGATTGCATGCATTTCTTCATCCCAATTCACGTCTATTAACGAAATACAAAGACAGTTTTAGttgagaaaaaattaaaattcaaaattttccaaCTGTCAGAGGCAGAGCCACATGACACTCtcattaccgttttttttaaaactttgtCCAACTATTATTCGGTATTTAATTGTTGGAGTTGATAATTGatttaagatatttttatgacaattaaagaaatttattttatttgggaaaacaaaaagtaaaaaaatattccGTTGCCGGGAATCGAACCCGGGTCTCCTGGGTGAAAGCCAGATATCCTAACCGCTGGACGACAACGGATTATGTGTTAGATTCTGACaaattatttaatagtaatatatttgatgaactactactactaaaaaCTGAATTTTGAAAGTCGGCTTCTTATGAGTTGTGAAACCCTAGCTTCATCCTTCAAACATGGCGCCGGATCTTCTGCCTCCATAGCCGGAAAAATCTTATCCCAGAAAACGGAGACCGAAGTTGCATCTCACTATCACCGGCACTCAATCGTCACGGCATTTAGCAAGTCATACAATCGTCGACAATTACAGACCGATTACAGGTAAAATCGAAAATAAGCTTCTCAATTTTGACTAAATAAACACAATTTCAGATTCCTATACGATTCTCACAAGTTTtacatctttttttttaaaggatCGGCGGTGTAATGGTCGGTTTTCCACCATTCCATATGGTGGAAAACCGACTACCACAAAAACGCTATCGGAAGAGGCGAAATCAGAAAATTTTGAGGATATTTTGCTCTGACAGTTCTCCCATATATTGACATTCTGCTGTGCCAATTCTTCCCGTGACATTCCGTTATGACATTATGTGGTGACAATCCTTTGTTTTGTTGTACAGCGGCAGTCCTCCCAGACCCGAGAAGCCTTACATTGGTTAGGAGTTTGAAATATTAGACGAAGGAATTTCCTTTTACGAAGCGTATGCCAGCGACTGCCGTTTTGATACTCGTAGATTTGGACACAAATTCTCAGATGGTGTCAAAACTTGAAAGACTATTGTATGCAACAGGCAAGGTGAAAAGTGGGCTGTTGACGAAGAGGGTAGTGCAACCAAACGTAGACGCCATTCTAGCAGATGTGATTGCAGTGCCAAACTTACGTTGAAGTATTCAACCGATTCCGACAGTCCTTGATATGTTGTCAGCAGCTTTTTAGAACAACACAATCACGAGATGGTCGATAAAAAGCATGTCCGATGCATGAAATCCAACCGTAACCTTGGGGATATTCATTATAAATTCATGCAGGACTGCGCAAATGCCAACATTGGACCTACAATGACTTTCAATTTGTTGAAGGAGTTCATGGGTGGCTATGATTATGTAGGTTGCACCGTTACTGACATACGAAATGGCACTCACGACATATTGCAAGAAATGAAAGGCGTTGATGTCCaaatgattttaaattaaatggagGAGAAGAAGAGTACATGTGATGGTTTCCATTACAAGTTTCAGCAAGGTATTGATGGAAAGTTACTTAGTCTTTTTTGGTGTGATGTTGTGTCGCGAAAGAACTGCAAGATGTTATGTGACATTGTATCCTTTGATACTACGTACTTAACAAACAGGTAATCACACGTGTATCTTGTGTCTGACATgttctatatttttatattatgctGACATTTCAGATTCtgtgtagaattcttggtgacaTTTTGCTCACACTCGTTTCTTGCTATACTCGTTGAATAGGTATTGCATGGTGTTTGGGTCATTCACTGGAAAAGACAACCACGAATGTCCTGTTACGTTTGGTGCCGGCTTCGTGTCAAATGAGGGCGCTAACTCATTCTCTTGGTTGCTCAGTGAGTTTGTCGAATGTATGGATCTCGCGCCAAAGTTGATAATAACTGACCAGGATAGGGGGATGAAACTTGCTATAGAACGTCAGCTAACTAGTACTAGGCATCGTTGATAAATGTGGCACATTATATAATtgtcatattatttcaaaaaaaataccATATGGCACAATACAAATTAAACACCAGTGAAGTACGTAATTAACAAAATcggaaatgaagtaaaaattaaGTGCTTAAGTATCATCCATTCAATATAGTACTAACAAATCAAAGCTCAAGGAGTTTAGAAAACTCAAATCAAACAGATCACAAACAACAATACTAGTTTCATCAACCCTGCAACAAATGAACCAGTTTAAGTTTTCGACATATCTCCAATCAAATACTATATAGTACTAACAAATCAAAACGTAAAGAGTTTAGAAAACTCGAATCAAACAGATCACAAACAACAGTACTAGTTTCATCAACCCAGCAACAAACGAACCAGTTTAGGGTTTCGACATATCTCcaatcaaatactccctccgtcccggtctaagtttctattttggcacaagaatttaggtagtggggtttagtgaattaaactattaataataaagtaagagagagagtaaagtaagaaagagaaagagagaagataaagtaagaaagagaaagagagaataaagtaagagagatgataaagtaggagaagtaagagaataaagtaggagagaggagtGAGGTGATtgttgccaaaaaaggaaacgtctcacttaggtTGGGACGTACCAAAAAGTAATACGTCTCACTTaggctgggacggagggagtactatctaGTACTGACAAATCAAAGCGTAAGGAGTTTGGAAAACTCAAATCAAACAGATCACAAACAGCAGTACTAGTTTCATCAACCCAGCAACAAACGAACCGTTTAGGGTTTCGACatatctccaattaaatatCGTGCTTCTTACCGATGTTATGGTTTTTGCTGGGTGACCTTTTCACCATTGGTTTGTTCTTATCCTTTGCCATATGATGTGCGTAACGAGAATAGTCATCCTCAGACCTTTTGTGAAAACCGAAGGAAGCAGCGGCATCGGCGGAGAACTGAAAAAACGAAATAGAAAATGAGCATCCAATGCTTGTTAAACTCGATACAAATACACTTACACCTACCGTCAGATCGTCTCCGTCGTCATCGTCATCGGACATGACTGGTGGCTCGTCCTCTTTGATTTCATAAGCTACAATGAGAGAGAGAACGAGACAATTTGatgttaaaaaaaagttaaaatataAGAATCGTCATGCGATAAAAgcataaaacgacgtcgttttgtgCCCAGTCAGAAATTTTGCCAAGTCACGCCTCCGGCATGCCACGTGGGATAAGTTCTTAACGGAAATATGTCATCGGATCGGGTAGTTTGGGAAATTTGCATGATCCGATAAAGCTCGTGACTTTAGGCACAACTTTTATAGTTTGTAGAAAAAACCAAACTTTCCCCAAAGTTTGTAACTTTTTAAGCAATTTactcatttttaaataaaaagtatataTTGGAAAGTTATTGAAAAAAGTTCATTGAATGTAATGTATCTAGTATTTTTAGTCATGTAGTTCACTACTAGTACGTTATTTACATAATAATACTTCTTCCCTCTCTCACTaagtgagacatttcttttcggcattaaatttataaaaaggGGATTTTCTTAGGCATTGCAGGCAGGTTAAttgctgaagaaattgcatgtGTATTAGTGACAATTCCAGGATTAGACAACGATTAATCTTTATCACAGAAAATTGAAGTTGCACAATAAACACAATTGATTTCCTTGCTGGAAGCTACCCCATCCGATCTCTTTTGAGCCCTAACAAGAAAATGATTCTGTTTAAGATAAGAACTATGAATATAAATGATCCATAAATTTCTAACGTCGAGAAAGGGAAGTATCTGGAGGAACCTTTGAGTGTGTGCTAATAGAGCACGAGACTCTAGACTCAAAAAACACTGTATAAATCCCGTGTCGGAATAGAAATGCTCCACTTAAaatgggacgaagagagtaattGGCTACTGGTATATTAGCAAATGGATCCCATACATACATATATCCATTAAGAAGAGATTTTTAGATAAAGTTTGACATGCTCAACTGCAGCGCGCCTCCCACGTTATTGGAACGAGaaatgatttagagacataatgacAATGCCATAATGATGTTAAAATAgtaattatgcattatattattatttgtatttaaAATAGTAATAATGTTACAACTCAGATCATAGAACCATATgttgttaaaattttaaagctattttaatattttcttcctaactctttaaatatagataatattagtaaaaatgggtttatgattatttatattCTTAAATTTAAATCTCAATTAGTTGATAGTATATGatacaataaaatattttaaaatgtgaGTAGTAGTCTCATCCAATTATTTTCATAGTATTAAACAATTCCTAAAATTATGGAATATGATCTTATTTTTCGGAAACAAAGTAATACGTATATATCTTGATATATTGATGATGGGAACAAAATAGTGCATATTTCATGGTATTATTAATGTTAGGTAAAATAGTCTCAATCAAAAGAATAGTTATTGCAAAAAACATAAGGATACTATGACatggagacattatgtctctaaatcaatACCCTACTGGAAAATACTCTTTTGTCTTTGAACAACTCCCCTGCCTTTTACGCTAATTGCATAAATGTTGTACCTTCAATTGTGCATAATGTACAAATGTCTTCAATGACTAATTGGGCCCACTATCCATTTCTCATCCATAACTTTTTAGTACTCCTGCATTTTATAACTATTTGGTGGTATTTTTTAACCTTATGCATTGTATAGTGAAATTATTCACATATGGTATCCGGTACTtcaagtttgtcccatttttctatttccattcgtcccataaaatttgtctcatttcactttttactagtGGACCTTATATTCCATTAACTAATTCatagtctcattttattataaaactaatacagtatataaaataagaatctacatttcactaactttttcaactcaattttcattacattgttaaaactcgtgtcaggtcaaagtgggacaatatttggggaACAGAAGGAGTATGTTTTTAATAAGGAGAGTTGGAAACACTTCAAAACACTAAGTAATACTCccccattaggagtctcatttatgggcggcacgtgttttaagaaatgctaAGAAAAGTagatggaaaaaagttagtgaaataaaggtctcacttgtatatattagttttaaatgaaatgtgagttgaatgagttagtggaaggtggaaccttattaccatttatggtaaaagtgaaccgggactcctattccctgacggactaaaatagaaaaacaggactcctatttgcgaatggagggagtatggtATTGGTTCGTTC
This region includes:
- the LOC121743703 gene encoding probable leucine-rich repeat receptor-like protein kinase At1g68400, which codes for MPSSNFTNLFILTAALLILHNPAAAVDDGSGFLGYERDALLHLKSGLNSPFLDRNWTGIMCYMDNTPYWYGIQCHKGRVTGLILDSIGLTGDVKVDALSNLTELQTLSFKNNSFTGRMMEFTLNQKLRNIDLSRNGFYGEIPPSLLNLDSLESLQIQDNRLTGLIPGFNQSGLTRFNVSNNRLSGEIPQTKTLQAVGLSSYQGNANLCGPPTPTLCRVKWQSVSEASSDQSSGGQSHGHGLFVAVLVVVDVLLVVIILLLLFTYYKKYNKLRKEMKAKAIPVKDEERNSTIMERATERRISVGEGGDLVFVESDHGTTTFDLDGLFRASAEGLGKGNFGNCYKAMMEVGPAVVVKRLRDLKPLNKDEFTRQITAIADQKHPNLLPLLAYFYSKEEKLFVYKFAANGNLFNRIHGGRGTRERIPFRWSSRLAAARGVARALNYLHGNTRSHTAVPHGNLKSTNVLIDESDEILVADYGLTSLIALRIAAQRMVAYKCPEYLSQKSVSKKSDVWSYGCLVLELLTGRVPAHSAAEGVVGVDLCGWVHRAVREEWTGEVFDEEMAVQRGANRGMLKLMQIALKCCDRSPEKRPEMGEVAAEVEEIKAGGESEEDDFSYSSYDRSVTVTDDSLSATTSV